The following proteins are encoded in a genomic region of Clostridia bacterium:
- a CDS encoding flavodoxin family protein, with protein sequence MKVLIVNGSPRKGGNSSRLIEEAVKIFQTEGIETEIFEIGAKAIRGCAVCGYCSEHGKCAFNDGVNELAASFEKADGFIVVSPVYYASANGSVVSLLDRLFFSSHCDKRMKVGAAFAVARRAGTVATFDELNKYFTINQMPIASGRYWNNGFGGAKGDIEADEEGLQNARIVARNMIFLMRSIALGKEKYGLPEAETIAKTSFIR encoded by the coding sequence ATGAAAGTACTTATCGTAAACGGAAGCCCGAGAAAGGGCGGGAATTCTTCGAGATTGATCGAAGAAGCGGTCAAGATTTTTCAAACGGAAGGGATCGAGACGGAAATCTTCGAGATCGGCGCGAAAGCGATTCGCGGGTGCGCCGTTTGCGGCTACTGCTCGGAGCACGGGAAGTGCGCGTTTAACGACGGCGTGAACGAACTTGCCGCGTCCTTTGAAAAAGCGGACGGGTTCATCGTCGTTTCTCCCGTCTATTATGCGTCGGCGAACGGCTCGGTCGTCAGCCTGCTCGATCGTTTGTTCTTCTCGTCCCATTGCGATAAGAGGATGAAGGTCGGAGCGGCGTTTGCGGTCGCCCGCCGCGCGGGAACGGTCGCCACGTTCGACGAGCTCAACAAGTATTTTACGATCAATCAAATGCCGATCGCGAGCGGCCGCTATTGGAATAACGGGTTCGGCGGCGCGAAAGGCGATATCGAAGCGGACGAGGAAGGTTTGCAGAACGCGCGTATCGTCGCGAGAAATATGATTTTTTTGATGCGTTCGATCGCGCTCGGAAAAGAAAAGTACGGGCTTCCCGAGGCGGAGACCATCGCGAAGACGTCGTTTATTCGTTAA
- a CDS encoding rubredoxin translates to MKYVCNLCGWEYDEAIGDPENGIAPGTKFEDLPEDFACPLCGAGKDEFAEA, encoded by the coding sequence ATGAAATACGTTTGCAATCTTTGCGGCTGGGAGTACGACGAGGCGATCGGCGATCCCGAAAACGGCATCGCGCCCGGCACGAAATTCGAAGACCTTCCCGAGGACTTCGCCTGCCCGCTTTGCGGCGCGGGAAAAGACGAATTCGCGGAAGCGTAA
- the mfd gene encoding transcription-repair coupling factor codes for MKSLYKEGFEGYDELYAQLTGEKKSPVFGIPDPRKALVFGISSPQKAHLAAASPVPLLYLASTEESAKEIAEEIESYGRAAAYLPPRGDVLLGRRTDALSYARIAALEKIVKKRADILVTTVEGAFSYLPRPEDLSAATIRLAEGETVSLPLLTKKLAYAGYERTEGAPKKGEFRLIGDSLSVFPISAEGPYKIDFLYDEIESVRAYAPDFLSVLARVSEVEIPPASEILLKEEDIPVIFDKIESARRLQNRAARLRTDEILSDLSLRAAACPSDGGLSYFLPFMREKLATVFDYTVGFSVAVDEPKKIFEGFSSFLIDHYGRVQRLSEDGEVLTAHKNAIASEKEIMTALSAMPQLGLSSFEEKISGREGTFTFRSSALPSYLKNSNMLASFVSEELKEGRKVLIFCENETHRATLFNLLGKDAESVTFVTDKLKHGFISKTQKRTIVGSGDIMSKTSAFRTPARPLILPKIGDYVVHDEFGIGRCLGLVHIKNYAGEGDYCALQYAESNKIYLPVSQMDMLTVYTGSEKEPELSNPNKEDFAKEKAKAKKSIRKMALDLVELYAKREKSKGVKYPPDSPLMKAFEDDFPFEETEGQENAIRDVKRDMESGKVMDRLLCGDVGFGKTEVALRAAFKTVLAGKQVAFLAPTTILAEQHFSTLSERFNKFGVKCACLTRFCTPKETKEILKGVKSGVIGVVVGTHRLLSKDVEFYDVGLLVLDEEQRFGVEHKEKIKALRTSINVLSMSATPIPRTLHMALSGIRDISVIETPPKNRKPVRTIVAEYTPAMLKEAVSAELERGGQVFILYNNIARLDAFADGVREAFPEHSVVVGHGKMPASLLEENIRKFYKKQADILICTTIIENGIDVPDANTLVVLEANKLGLSQMYQIKGRVGRSERLAYAYFTYPSGTLLTGDSEKRLKALVENGDLGSGYRLAMMDLEIRGAGNVLGAEQHGHIEKVGYDMYCTLLKETIAELNGEVLPSESSVEMLVQADAYIPQDYIESELARIRYYKKISAISDEKSKNALLAELEEAYGMPPVKVHNLILIALLKKMCAGLYIRRVSVSQKEATLLFSDESVASSASVKNALNVLRGEFTVIGLDGGELRLASKKQGVMRKVETLIELIKAARGEAIDAAEDKIGE; via the coding sequence ATGAAGAGTCTTTATAAAGAGGGCTTTGAAGGATACGACGAATTATACGCGCAACTGACCGGCGAGAAAAAATCGCCGGTTTTCGGCATACCCGACCCCCGAAAAGCGCTCGTTTTCGGGATTTCATCCCCGCAAAAAGCGCACCTTGCGGCGGCGTCGCCCGTTCCGCTTTTATATCTCGCGTCGACCGAAGAATCCGCAAAGGAGATCGCGGAAGAGATCGAGTCTTACGGGCGCGCGGCGGCTTATCTCCCTCCGCGCGGCGACGTCCTTCTCGGGCGGCGGACGGACGCTTTGTCTTACGCGCGCATCGCGGCGCTGGAAAAGATCGTCAAAAAACGCGCCGATATCCTCGTGACGACGGTGGAAGGCGCGTTTTCCTATCTCCCGCGCCCCGAAGATCTTTCGGCGGCTACGATCCGCCTCGCGGAAGGAGAGACGGTCTCTCTTCCGCTCCTGACGAAAAAACTTGCCTATGCCGGTTACGAAAGGACGGAAGGCGCGCCGAAGAAAGGAGAATTCCGCTTGATCGGCGATTCTTTGTCCGTTTTCCCGATCTCCGCGGAAGGCCCCTATAAGATCGATTTTTTGTATGACGAGATCGAAAGCGTCCGCGCGTATGCGCCCGATTTTCTTTCGGTTTTGGCGCGCGTCTCCGAAGTCGAGATCCCGCCCGCGTCCGAGATCCTTTTGAAAGAAGAGGATATCCCCGTTATTTTCGATAAGATCGAAAGTGCGCGTCGCTTGCAAAACCGCGCCGCGCGGCTTCGGACGGACGAGATCCTTTCCGACCTTTCGCTTCGCGCCGCCGCTTGCCCGTCGGACGGAGGCCTTTCCTATTTCCTCCCTTTTATGCGCGAAAAACTCGCCACGGTCTTCGATTACACCGTGGGCTTTTCCGTCGCGGTGGACGAGCCGAAGAAGATCTTCGAAGGCTTTTCCTCTTTTTTGATCGATCATTACGGGCGGGTGCAACGCCTTTCGGAAGACGGCGAAGTCTTAACGGCGCATAAAAACGCGATCGCGTCTGAAAAGGAGATCATGACCGCGCTTTCCGCGATGCCGCAACTCGGCTTGTCCTCTTTCGAAGAAAAGATCAGCGGCAGGGAAGGGACGTTTACCTTCCGTTCTTCCGCGCTTCCTTCCTATCTGAAAAATTCCAATATGCTCGCGTCCTTCGTCTCCGAAGAACTCAAAGAAGGGCGAAAAGTCCTGATCTTTTGCGAAAACGAGACGCACCGCGCGACGCTTTTCAATCTCTTGGGGAAAGACGCCGAGTCGGTGACTTTCGTTACGGACAAGCTCAAACACGGTTTTATTTCCAAAACGCAAAAGCGGACGATCGTCGGCAGCGGCGATATTATGTCCAAGACTTCCGCTTTCCGCACGCCCGCGCGCCCGTTGATCCTTCCGAAGATCGGCGATTACGTCGTCCACGACGAATTCGGTATCGGGCGATGCTTGGGACTCGTCCATATTAAGAATTACGCGGGCGAAGGCGATTACTGCGCGTTGCAGTACGCCGAAAGCAATAAGATCTATTTGCCCGTCTCGCAAATGGATATGCTGACGGTCTACACGGGCTCGGAAAAAGAACCCGAACTCTCCAACCCGAATAAGGAAGATTTCGCGAAGGAAAAAGCGAAAGCGAAAAAATCGATCCGCAAAATGGCGCTCGACCTCGTCGAACTGTATGCGAAGCGGGAAAAGAGCAAGGGCGTAAAATATCCGCCCGATTCTCCGCTGATGAAAGCGTTCGAGGACGATTTCCCGTTCGAGGAGACCGAAGGGCAGGAAAACGCGATCCGCGACGTTAAGCGGGATATGGAGAGCGGCAAGGTCATGGATCGCCTTCTTTGCGGCGACGTCGGCTTCGGAAAGACCGAGGTCGCGCTTCGCGCCGCGTTCAAGACCGTTCTCGCGGGAAAGCAGGTCGCCTTCCTCGCGCCGACGACGATCCTTGCGGAACAGCATTTCTCCACCCTTTCCGAGCGGTTCAATAAGTTCGGCGTAAAGTGCGCCTGTCTGACGAGATTTTGCACGCCGAAAGAGACCAAAGAGATCCTGAAAGGGGTCAAAAGCGGGGTGATCGGGGTCGTCGTCGGAACGCATCGCCTTTTGTCGAAAGACGTGGAATTTTACGACGTCGGCTTGCTCGTCTTGGATGAGGAGCAGCGTTTCGGCGTCGAGCATAAGGAAAAAATCAAAGCGCTTCGGACGAGCATAAACGTCCTTTCGATGTCCGCCACGCCCATCCCGAGGACGCTGCACATGGCGCTTTCCGGGATTCGCGATATCAGCGTCATCGAGACGCCGCCTAAGAACCGCAAACCCGTTCGAACCATCGTCGCGGAGTACACGCCCGCAATGCTCAAAGAAGCGGTTTCCGCGGAACTCGAACGCGGCGGGCAGGTCTTTATCCTCTATAACAATATCGCGCGTTTGGACGCATTCGCGGACGGTGTTCGCGAAGCGTTCCCGGAGCATTCGGTCGTCGTCGGGCACGGGAAGATGCCCGCGTCGCTTCTGGAAGAAAATATTCGCAAGTTCTATAAAAAGCAAGCGGATATTTTGATCTGTACGACGATCATCGAAAACGGGATCGACGTCCCGGACGCGAATACCCTCGTCGTCCTCGAAGCGAATAAGCTCGGGCTTTCGCAAATGTATCAGATCAAAGGGCGTGTCGGGCGAAGCGAAAGGCTTGCCTACGCCTATTTTACCTATCCGAGCGGGACGCTTTTGACGGGAGATTCGGAAAAGAGGCTCAAAGCCCTCGTGGAGAACGGCGACCTCGGAAGCGGATACCGCCTCGCGATGATGGATCTCGAAATCCGCGGCGCGGGAAACGTCCTCGGAGCGGAGCAACACGGGCATATTGAAAAGGTCGGTTACGATATGTACTGCACCCTTTTGAAAGAGACGATCGCGGAGCTCAACGGCGAAGTTCTGCCTTCCGAATCAAGCGTGGAGATGCTCGTCCAAGCGGACGCGTATATCCCGCAAGACTATATCGAGAGCGAACTCGCGCGTATTCGTTACTATAAGAAAATTTCCGCAATATCCGATGAAAAGAGCAAAAACGCGCTTCTTGCGGAGCTTGAAGAAGCCTACGGGATGCCGCCCGTAAAAGTTCATAATTTGATCTTGATCGCGCTTTTGAAAAAGATGTGCGCGGGGCTGTATATCCGTCGCGTTTCGGTCTCCCAAAAGGAAGCGACGCTCCTTTTTTCGGATGAATCGGTCGCTTCGAGCGCAAGCGTCAAAAACGCTTTGAACGTTCTTCGCGGCGAGTTTACGGTCATCGGGCTGGACGGCGGCGAACTTCGTCTCGCGTCCAAGAAACAAGGCGTTATGCGGAAGGTCGAGACGTTGATCGAGCTTATAAAAGCCGCGCGCGGCGAAGCGATCGACGCCGCCGAGGATAAAATCGGCGAATAA
- a CDS encoding NUDIX hydrolase, with amino-acid sequence MAQYEEREFNAGKDFTETTTECDTVYKGRIVNLRNDLIRLPNGKAAQREFIEHRGGVAVLAVTDDGFVPLVRQFRYPLGAHLWEIPAGKLEIGEEPDSAIRRELREEAGLEAESITSLGSFYPTVGYSNEIIRLYLAKGLTYVGAKPDEDEFLEIKYFPLDELREKCLSGEIVDGKTLVAVLKYYGARE; translated from the coding sequence ATGGCTCAATACGAAGAGAGAGAATTTAATGCGGGAAAAGATTTTACCGAGACGACGACGGAATGCGATACCGTCTATAAGGGAAGGATCGTCAATCTGCGAAACGACTTGATCCGCCTTCCGAACGGGAAAGCGGCGCAGCGCGAATTCATCGAGCATCGGGGCGGCGTCGCCGTTCTCGCCGTTACGGACGACGGGTTCGTCCCTCTCGTTCGCCAATTCCGCTATCCCCTCGGCGCGCATCTTTGGGAGATCCCCGCGGGTAAACTCGAAATCGGGGAGGAGCCCGATAGCGCGATCCGCCGCGAACTCAGAGAAGAGGCGGGGCTCGAAGCCGAATCGATCACGTCGCTCGGTTCGTTTTATCCGACCGTCGGATACAGCAACGAGATCATTCGCCTGTACCTCGCGAAAGGTCTGACCTACGTCGGCGCGAAGCCGGATGAGGATGAATTCTTGGAGATCAAATATTTCCCGCTCGACGAACTTCGGGAGAAGTGCCTTTCGGGCGAGATCGTGGACGGAAAGACGCTCGTCGCCGTCCTGAAATACTACGGAGCGCGCGAATAA
- a CDS encoding bacterial Ig-like domain-containing protein: protein MKKKLLTILVVFVLVAVLAAAAACSDDGMIRKNEERNMTQVTADVSFAGRAAQVDKLDLNATINQFVYQYYSYYQQGYMTAENYQAVLKNIGKSYDQANESLAQTEAYTLKCIDKLYADILASGTAEQKAAAQAASTVGKSFSVADRIKEIENVLPLKDLVKARKSYNEDMQESFDEYKEAYENEIKSSNRSTTSVENIDKVNIVSEPAKKTYEVGESALNLNGLKVSVTYKDGTTVDLDRSEYTVTGFKSEEVTDKQEISVTFGSVSATFDIEIVKAKPSRPAMPKDEDEEEDTELPELFEIELDKKIADAKTAGDTDAFKALKEAKRRLEKQMETNYRNYPYYYLTKLKTQAVSTVEETIGKTASVTGADILEKYEKDLEDQKNALVLGTKKYSEAIDGTSQKTEIVHKDGKYFYVQHVLFKITDDLQAKYDAFKNEKTANADALEAYLNDMIDQVGVYVSNVEYDKDKKCEEEDCSCVACENYKGENPGVCEDPNCSCVKCPNKRFINEEFATEHHIAAQDVNENGTINVHAVINAMYADLGSVTNASSFADRKAIVEKFRKWIYMCNEDDGAFTAFTDGKVGYSLSMDESSYVKNFTALSRALAYGDAAEKAEWNVVGEGVGSYGYCYTEYGIHVIMLTGYAFDKDSARDLGDGYYAVPANAVTDIWDYKAATESDQLDEGTLENYLKDALLEEKKNDLTGAFKKEFYQNEMKEDAKISYHKVYKDLIKAYEK, encoded by the coding sequence ATGAAAAAGAAGTTACTCACGATTTTGGTTGTCTTCGTTCTCGTCGCCGTGTTGGCGGCGGCCGCCGCTTGCAGCGACGACGGTATGATCCGTAAAAACGAAGAGCGCAATATGACGCAGGTCACCGCGGACGTTTCTTTCGCGGGCAGAGCGGCTCAGGTGGATAAGCTCGACCTGAACGCGACGATCAACCAGTTCGTCTACCAGTATTACAGCTATTATCAGCAAGGCTACATGACCGCGGAAAACTATCAGGCGGTCTTAAAAAATATCGGTAAGAGCTACGATCAAGCGAACGAAAGCTTGGCGCAGACCGAGGCGTACACGCTGAAATGCATCGATAAGCTTTACGCGGATATCCTCGCGAGTGGGACGGCGGAGCAAAAAGCGGCGGCGCAAGCGGCGTCCACCGTCGGAAAGTCTTTCAGCGTCGCCGACCGTATCAAAGAGATCGAAAACGTCCTTCCCTTGAAAGACCTCGTCAAAGCGAGAAAGTCGTATAACGAAGATATGCAGGAATCCTTCGACGAGTATAAAGAAGCCTATGAGAACGAGATCAAGAGCAGCAACCGTTCCACGACGTCCGTCGAAAACATCGATAAGGTCAATATCGTCTCCGAACCCGCGAAAAAGACCTACGAAGTCGGCGAATCCGCTTTGAATCTGAACGGGCTCAAAGTCTCCGTGACATATAAGGACGGCACGACCGTCGATCTCGATAGAAGCGAATACACCGTTACCGGTTTCAAGAGCGAGGAAGTGACCGACAAGCAAGAGATTTCCGTGACCTTCGGAAGCGTCTCCGCGACCTTCGATATCGAGATCGTCAAAGCGAAACCCTCCCGCCCGGCTATGCCCAAGGATGAGGACGAAGAAGAGGATACCGAGCTCCCCGAGCTTTTCGAGATCGAGCTCGATAAGAAGATCGCCGACGCGAAGACCGCGGGCGACACCGACGCCTTCAAAGCTCTCAAAGAAGCGAAACGCAGACTTGAAAAGCAAATGGAGACCAACTATCGCAATTATCCCTACTATTATTTGACCAAGTTGAAGACGCAAGCCGTCTCGACCGTCGAGGAAACGATCGGCAAGACCGCGAGCGTGACCGGCGCGGATATCCTCGAAAAATACGAGAAGGATCTGGAAGATCAAAAGAACGCGCTCGTTCTCGGGACGAAAAAGTACTCCGAAGCGATCGACGGCACGAGCCAAAAGACCGAAATCGTCCATAAGGACGGCAAATACTTCTACGTCCAACACGTCCTCTTCAAGATTACGGACGATCTCCAAGCGAAGTACGATGCGTTCAAGAACGAAAAAACCGCGAACGCGGACGCGCTCGAAGCCTATTTGAACGACATGATCGATCAAGTCGGCGTCTACGTTTCCAACGTCGAGTACGATAAGGATAAGAAGTGCGAGGAAGAGGATTGCTCCTGCGTCGCTTGCGAAAACTACAAGGGCGAGAACCCCGGCGTTTGCGAAGATCCGAATTGTTCCTGCGTCAAGTGTCCGAATAAGAGATTTATTAACGAAGAGTTTGCGACCGAGCATCATATCGCCGCGCAAGACGTAAACGAGAACGGGACGATCAACGTCCACGCCGTTATCAACGCGATGTACGCGGATCTCGGCAGCGTTACGAACGCTTCTTCCTTCGCGGACAGAAAAGCGATCGTCGAAAAGTTCCGCAAGTGGATCTATATGTGCAACGAGGACGACGGCGCGTTTACCGCGTTTACGGACGGAAAAGTCGGTTATTCGCTCTCGATGGACGAATCGTCCTACGTTAAGAACTTCACCGCGCTCTCCCGCGCTCTCGCGTACGGTGACGCCGCGGAAAAAGCGGAGTGGAACGTCGTCGGCGAAGGCGTCGGTTCTTACGGCTATTGCTACACCGAGTACGGCATCCACGTCATTATGCTGACGGGTTACGCCTTCGATAAGGATTCCGCGAGAGATCTCGGCGACGGTTATTACGCTGTTCCCGCGAACGCCGTGACCGATATTTGGGATTACAAAGCCGCGACCGAATCGGATCAGCTCGACGAAGGCACGCTCGAAAACTACTTGAAGGATGCGCTCCTTGAAGAGAAGAAGAATGATTTGACCGGCGCGTTCAAGAAAGAGTTCTACCAAAACGAAATGAAGGAAGACGCGAAGATCTCCTATCACAAAGTGTATAAAGATCTGATCAAAGCGTACGAGAAATAA
- a CDS encoding flavin reductase — protein sequence MKIAPETIYVGVNDHEIDLFEGQYDVPNGMAYNSYVVKDYKIAVMDTVDARFGHEWLDNIAAATDGAAPDYLIVQHMEPDHSANIVNFMNAYPNATVVSSQKAFAMMKNYFGKEFEDRRIVIKEGDTLPLGKHVLSFVAAPMVHWPEVIVTYDSYSKVLFSADGFGKFGALDCDEDWACEARRYYFGIVGKYGAQVQALLKKAAALDIQTICPLHGPVLTENLSYYLGLYNVWSSYEVESDGIMIAYTSVYGHTKEAATLLAEKCKAKGCPKVVLCDLAREDMAEAVEDAFRYGKLVLATTTYNADIFPFMRTFIEHLTERGYQNRTIALIENGSWAPLAAKVMKGMFDSSKNLTFAEPIVRITSALNDLSKAAIEDLSNELCKDYLALQDATANKSDFKALFNIGYGLYVVTSNDGKKDNGLIVNTVSQVTNAPNRIAVTINKQNYSHHVIKQTGKMNVNCLSVEAPFSVFENFGFQSGRTVDKFKGTDIYRSDNGLAILPKYVNSVMSLAVESYVDLGTHGMFICSVTEARVLSDQETMTYTYYQKNVKPKPQTEGKKGFVCKICGYVYEGETLPEDIVCPLCKHGAADFEPIQ from the coding sequence ATGAAAATCGCTCCCGAAACTATTTACGTCGGAGTGAACGATCACGAGATCGATCTGTTCGAAGGGCAGTACGACGTCCCGAACGGAATGGCGTATAATTCCTACGTCGTCAAAGATTATAAGATCGCGGTCATGGATACCGTGGACGCGCGCTTCGGACACGAATGGCTCGACAATATCGCCGCCGCGACGGACGGCGCCGCGCCCGATTATCTGATCGTTCAACATATGGAGCCCGATCACTCCGCGAATATCGTGAACTTTATGAACGCCTATCCGAATGCGACCGTCGTTTCTTCTCAAAAAGCCTTCGCGATGATGAAGAACTACTTCGGAAAAGAATTCGAAGATCGCAGGATCGTCATAAAAGAGGGCGACACCCTGCCCCTCGGGAAACACGTCTTGTCCTTCGTGGCTGCCCCGATGGTCCACTGGCCCGAAGTCATCGTCACCTACGACAGCTATTCCAAGGTCCTTTTCTCGGCGGACGGATTCGGGAAATTCGGTGCGCTCGACTGCGACGAAGACTGGGCTTGCGAGGCGCGCAGATACTATTTCGGCATCGTGGGAAAATACGGCGCGCAAGTTCAGGCTTTATTGAAAAAAGCCGCCGCGCTCGACATTCAAACGATCTGCCCGCTGCACGGCCCCGTTTTGACCGAAAACCTTTCCTACTATCTCGGGCTCTATAACGTTTGGAGCTCTTACGAAGTGGAAAGCGACGGGATCATGATCGCCTACACCTCCGTCTACGGACACACGAAAGAAGCCGCGACCCTGCTCGCCGAAAAATGCAAAGCGAAGGGTTGCCCGAAAGTCGTGCTTTGCGACCTCGCGCGCGAAGATATGGCGGAAGCGGTCGAAGACGCCTTCCGCTACGGAAAGCTCGTCCTTGCGACGACGACCTATAACGCGGACATCTTCCCCTTTATGCGCACGTTTATCGAGCATCTGACCGAGCGCGGCTATCAAAACCGCACGATTGCCCTCATCGAGAACGGCAGTTGGGCGCCGCTCGCCGCGAAAGTCATGAAAGGAATGTTTGATAGCTCCAAAAATCTTACCTTCGCAGAGCCCATCGTCCGCATTACGTCCGCGCTGAACGACCTTTCCAAAGCCGCGATCGAAGACCTTTCGAACGAACTCTGCAAAGATTATCTCGCGCTGCAAGACGCGACCGCGAACAAAAGCGACTTCAAAGCCCTCTTCAATATCGGCTACGGGCTGTACGTCGTCACTTCGAACGACGGAAAGAAGGATAACGGGCTTATCGTAAATACCGTCTCGCAGGTCACGAACGCGCCGAACCGCATCGCCGTCACGATCAACAAACAAAACTATTCGCACCACGTCATCAAGCAAACGGGCAAAATGAACGTCAACTGTCTGTCCGTGGAAGCGCCGTTCTCCGTCTTCGAGAATTTCGGCTTCCAAAGCGGGCGAACGGTCGATAAATTCAAAGGAACGGATATCTATCGCAGCGATAACGGACTCGCGATCCTTCCGAAGTACGTCAACAGCGTCATGTCTCTCGCCGTGGAATCCTACGTCGACCTCGGCACACACGGAATGTTTATTTGCTCCGTGACCGAAGCGCGCGTCCTGAGCGATCAGGAGACGATGACCTATACCTACTATCAAAAGAACGTCAAACCGAAGCCGCAAACCGAAGGCAAGAAAGGATTCGTCTGCAAGATCTGCGGCTACGTCTATGAGGGCGAGACCCTTCCCGAGGATATCGTCTGCCCGCTCTGCAAACACGGCGCGGCGGACTTTGAACCTATTCAATAA
- the spo0A gene encoding sporulation transcription factor Spo0A, protein MKDINIVIVDDDPEFSSSVKCFFEGERGYKVVGKAESGSEGVKEILKCEPDLVILDMILPETDGFEVISEARLGGSKAKFIVLSGIGGDEYAARAIKNGASHYMLKPVSFLSLKNRIDELFESVAPAPVSLRLVQNRMLDERITNIFISVGIPAHIKGYQFLREAIKMAVACPDIINSITKRLYPEVAGRFDTSASKVERAIRHAIEVAWNKGKIENINQIFGVKVYSGNEKPTNGEFIALVADKMLIECA, encoded by the coding sequence ATGAAAGACATTAATATCGTAATCGTTGACGACGATCCCGAGTTTTCTTCCTCTGTAAAATGCTTCTTCGAGGGAGAACGAGGCTATAAAGTCGTCGGCAAAGCGGAAAGCGGAAGCGAAGGCGTAAAAGAGATCCTGAAATGCGAGCCCGATCTCGTGATCCTCGATATGATCCTACCCGAGACGGACGGATTCGAGGTCATAAGCGAAGCCCGCCTCGGCGGCAGCAAAGCGAAGTTCATCGTCCTTTCCGGCATCGGAGGCGACGAGTACGCGGCGCGCGCGATCAAAAACGGCGCAAGCCATTATATGCTCAAACCCGTCAGCTTTCTTTCCTTGAAAAACCGAATCGACGAGCTTTTTGAAAGCGTCGCGCCCGCGCCCGTCTCTCTGAGGCTCGTCCAGAACCGAATGCTCGACGAACGAATCACGAATATCTTCATCTCCGTCGGCATTCCCGCCCATATCAAAGGATATCAATTTTTGCGCGAAGCGATCAAAATGGCGGTCGCCTGCCCCGACATCATCAACAGCATAACGAAAAGGCTGTATCCCGAAGTCGCCGGTCGATTCGACACCTCGGCAAGCAAAGTCGAGCGCGCGATCCGACATGCGATCGAAGTCGCTTGGAACAAAGGCAAGATCGAAAACATCAATCAAATCTTCGGCGTTAAAGTCTATTCGGGCAACGAAAAGCCGACGAACGGCGAATTCATCGCGCTGGTGGCGGATAAAATGCTGATCGAGTGCGCCTGA